In Candidatus Methylacidiphilales bacterium, the following are encoded in one genomic region:
- a CDS encoding glycosyltransferase has protein sequence MRRIEARAKFFFDGDTKFRVQGVTYGPFPVREENGKEWYLPFPDQVGRDFALMTAAGINLVRVYHHPPRWFFDLAQEHGLRVLTTIPWPLRWLFLDDRPMRIRIRRTVREIAREQAGHPALFGFYVDNEMQTDLVRWYGPRRVENFLDTLIDIIKQEDPGALVSYANFPPTEYLSPRHVDFFSYNVYLHDMKDFRGYLARLQNLAGEKPLLIGEFGMDTIRHPESEQADLIGSHYHEVFSGGAAGTIVFAWTDEWYTGGQLITDWAFGLVKADRRPKEAYHRIAATTLKSGEPLWKKFPAAKPWPKASVVVCSYNGAPTLRGCLEALEKLEYPDFEIIVVDDGSKDDTQEILADFPKVRNLRQENKGLSVARNVGAAAATGEIIAYTDSDCMPDPDWLYFLIQTLLAEPFAAVGGPNISPPAVNWVQASVAAAPGSPSHVLLNDKTAEHVPGCNMAFHRWALDMIGGFDAIYRKAGDDVDVFWRLIQLGQIIGFSPAAVVWHHRRFTVKAYFNQQKGYGEAEALLRYKHLNYFDSSGSARWRGVIYGVPVMDEIFGKPVIYHGEFGMGFFQSIYRRPPMDWTWVVGSLQWNLLTLFILFLSSQVVQIRVVPLLMFGMTLVGALSYMASARMEPKHDTILSRLLLLYLAWAQPIARAWARYITWLAGKRTPAAVLESREEEPHDTPDLFSCGKLNYWSENHKDRTQLLAAILRLLDKEGWKYVPDNGWSDWDVEIFAGRWWHIRLRTLTEYYPKGKIMVRVSNTAVLNSFTVLMAVLIAGAITVFGLAFEEARPYLFAAGLLQVTYWLGRALLIRRRVAELIEAAAISIEILPVRGGAKP, from the coding sequence ATGAGACGGATCGAAGCGAGGGCGAAGTTTTTCTTCGACGGAGACACCAAATTCCGGGTCCAAGGTGTGACTTACGGACCCTTCCCCGTGCGCGAGGAAAACGGCAAGGAATGGTATCTTCCCTTCCCGGACCAAGTCGGGCGCGATTTCGCCCTCATGACGGCCGCCGGGATCAATCTCGTCCGCGTCTACCACCACCCCCCGCGCTGGTTCTTTGACCTGGCCCAGGAGCATGGCCTCCGCGTCCTCACCACCATTCCATGGCCGCTGCGCTGGCTCTTCCTCGACGACCGGCCCATGCGCATCCGCATCCGCCGCACGGTCCGTGAGATCGCCCGCGAGCAGGCCGGGCATCCCGCCCTCTTCGGCTTCTACGTCGACAATGAGATGCAGACCGATCTGGTCCGCTGGTACGGACCCCGCCGGGTGGAGAATTTCCTCGATACCCTCATCGACATCATCAAGCAGGAAGACCCCGGAGCCCTGGTTTCCTACGCCAACTTCCCCCCCACCGAATACCTCAGCCCCCGCCACGTCGATTTCTTTTCCTACAATGTCTATCTCCACGACATGAAGGATTTCCGGGGCTACCTGGCCCGCCTGCAGAATCTGGCCGGGGAAAAACCCCTCCTCATCGGCGAGTTCGGAATGGACACCATCCGCCATCCGGAGTCCGAGCAGGCCGACCTCATCGGCAGCCACTACCACGAGGTCTTTTCCGGTGGGGCCGCCGGAACGATCGTTTTTGCCTGGACGGACGAATGGTACACCGGCGGGCAGTTGATCACCGACTGGGCCTTCGGCCTGGTCAAGGCCGACCGACGGCCCAAGGAGGCCTATCACCGCATTGCTGCGACCACGCTCAAGTCCGGTGAACCCCTGTGGAAGAAGTTCCCCGCCGCCAAGCCCTGGCCCAAGGCCAGTGTGGTGGTGTGCAGCTACAACGGTGCGCCCACCCTCCGCGGTTGCCTGGAAGCCCTGGAAAAATTGGAATACCCGGACTTCGAGATCATCGTGGTGGACGACGGGTCGAAGGACGACACCCAGGAAATCCTGGCCGATTTTCCCAAGGTCCGGAACCTCCGTCAGGAGAACAAGGGCCTGAGTGTGGCCCGCAACGTCGGGGCCGCCGCGGCCACCGGTGAGATCATCGCCTACACCGACTCCGACTGCATGCCCGATCCCGACTGGCTGTACTTCCTCATCCAAACCCTGCTGGCCGAGCCCTTCGCCGCAGTGGGCGGACCGAACATTTCCCCGCCTGCGGTCAACTGGGTGCAGGCTTCCGTGGCCGCCGCCCCTGGATCCCCGAGCCATGTGCTCCTGAACGACAAAACCGCCGAGCACGTGCCCGGTTGCAACATGGCCTTCCATCGCTGGGCTCTGGACATGATCGGGGGCTTCGACGCCATCTACCGCAAGGCGGGGGACGACGTCGATGTCTTCTGGCGTCTGATCCAACTCGGCCAGATCATCGGCTTTTCCCCGGCGGCGGTGGTCTGGCATCATCGCCGCTTCACCGTCAAAGCCTACTTCAACCAACAAAAGGGTTACGGCGAAGCCGAGGCCCTGCTGCGTTACAAACACCTCAACTATTTTGATTCCTCCGGTTCGGCCCGTTGGCGAGGCGTGATTTATGGCGTGCCGGTGATGGATGAAATTTTCGGCAAGCCGGTCATCTACCACGGGGAGTTCGGCATGGGTTTCTTCCAATCGATCTACCGTCGTCCACCGATGGATTGGACCTGGGTGGTCGGCAGCCTGCAGTGGAACCTCCTGACCCTTTTCATCCTCTTCCTTTCCTCCCAAGTCGTTCAGATCCGCGTGGTGCCGTTGCTCATGTTCGGCATGACCCTCGTCGGGGCGCTCTCCTACATGGCCAGCGCGCGCATGGAACCCAAACACGACACCATCCTCTCACGCCTGCTCCTGCTTTACCTGGCCTGGGCCCAGCCCATCGCCCGGGCCTGGGCGCGTTACATCACCTGGCTGGCCGGCAAGCGCACCCCCGCCGCGGTGTTGGAATCCCGCGAGGAAGAACCCCACGACACCCCCGATTTGTTTTCCTGCGGCAAGTTGAATTACTGGAGCGAAAACCACAAGGACCGCACCCAACTGCTGGCCGCCATCCTCCGCCTGCTCGACAAAGAGGGCTGGAAATACGTTCCCGACAACGGCTGGTCCGACTGGGATGTGGAAATCTTCGCCGGCCGCTGGTGGCATATCCGCCTGCGGACACTGACCGAATATTATCCCAAAGGCAAAATCATGGTCCGGGTTTCCAATACGGCCGTCCTGAACAGCTTCACGGTTCTCATGGCCGTCCTTATTGCCGGCGCCATCACGGTGTTCGGCCTGGCCTTCGAGGAGGCACGTCCATACCTCTTTGCTGCCGGCCTGCTCCAGGTCACCTACTGGCTCGGGCGGGCACTCCTCATCCGCCGCCGGGTGGCTGAGTTGATCGAGGCCGCCGCGATCAGCATCGAGATCCTCCCCGTGCGGGGCGGGGCAAAGCCGTGA
- a CDS encoding TonB family protein gives MKVFARIVLGIILAFPAAAVASSGGTSTPESKVTAPLQVDKQAQDTKPQLLLAYQPIYPREHLLAGKPGSASVVFTINSAGRVVSPHLEEASHPLFGKAVMSVIPYWEYLPAKRFGTVSPVKVRQKFTFKPSVDSYFSAEFYDLAKRPIPVLPIVGPRPLYPATLRGKNLRGYADVILTVNPLGKVTQSRLGDFTHKDFGQPALDAAGQWEFRPFDPSLRYEQETGTKPVFLTPNYGSYQVKLTLLFHPESSNRPPFDLRRVQ, from the coding sequence GTGAAAGTTTTTGCTCGGATTGTTCTTGGGATCATTCTGGCGTTTCCTGCCGCCGCGGTCGCGTCTTCCGGCGGCACCAGCACCCCCGAATCCAAGGTGACGGCCCCTCTGCAGGTTGATAAACAGGCACAGGACACCAAGCCTCAATTGCTTCTGGCCTACCAGCCCATTTATCCGCGCGAGCATCTGTTGGCCGGTAAGCCGGGCTCTGCTTCGGTGGTGTTCACCATCAACAGCGCCGGGCGCGTGGTTTCTCCGCATCTGGAGGAAGCCTCCCACCCTTTGTTCGGGAAAGCAGTCATGTCGGTCATTCCTTACTGGGAATACCTGCCCGCCAAGCGTTTCGGGACTGTTTCTCCGGTCAAGGTGCGGCAGAAATTCACCTTCAAGCCTTCAGTCGATTCCTATTTCTCCGCCGAGTTCTACGACTTGGCCAAGCGTCCCATCCCGGTCCTCCCCATTGTCGGACCCCGTCCCCTTTATCCCGCGACGCTGCGCGGTAAAAACCTCAGAGGATACGCCGATGTGATATTGACCGTGAATCCTCTGGGCAAGGTGACACAGAGTCGTCTGGGGGATTTCACCCACAAGGATTTTGGGCAGCCTGCCTTGGATGCGGCCGGACAATGGGAATTCCGCCCCTTCGATCCCTCGCTCCGTTATGAGCAGGAAACGGGTACCAAACCGGTTTTCCTCACTCCCAACTATGGGAGCTACCAGGTCAAGTTGACCCTGCTATTCCATCCAGAGTCCAGCAACAGACCGCCCTTTGATCTGAGGCGCGTCCAATAA
- a CDS encoding tetratricopeptide repeat protein → MKPSILNLTSLILGLLLADTQAQTQTPEKQMWEDPTFVKSFIGSFGVDPGKEPSLTEEDRLTLTTLQQMLRDDRASGMTELEGYVDDKTNARFDLILANLYLETSNLPKAEEFYLKAIRKFPNFRAAYRNLALIMAQQQRFQDAARYLVKTLEFGEADPSVYGMLARCHLGAGDVVAAESAFRQAVLLQPNSKEWRQGLLVSLVRQKKLADAAAAIDEMVVRDPENAALLQQQSQIFMASGNLTKAAETLEMVARRGAAKTGDLYQLGDIYVSAKLPLSAASAYKRAIASDSALGEKALRAVEVLVAYNNPVEAGQLLDLLQTKIASGPLKARMLRVRARLALQSGANAEAAVILRQVVEEDPLDGQGWMLLGKNHQETGETDKALFAYERAASIEATAADAKIRMGQIYAGKKDYSKAVSLLEDAQKIAPKDSVARYLEQIRALARSKGGGI, encoded by the coding sequence ATGAAACCGAGCATTCTCAACCTTACTTCATTGATCCTGGGGCTCTTGCTGGCCGACACCCAAGCGCAGACACAGACCCCCGAAAAGCAGATGTGGGAGGATCCGACATTCGTCAAATCCTTCATCGGCAGCTTCGGCGTCGATCCAGGCAAGGAGCCTTCTTTGACCGAGGAAGACCGCCTCACCCTGACCACCCTCCAGCAAATGCTTCGCGACGATCGCGCCAGCGGCATGACCGAGTTGGAAGGCTACGTGGATGACAAGACCAATGCGCGGTTTGATCTCATCCTGGCGAATCTTTACCTAGAAACCAGCAACCTGCCCAAGGCCGAAGAGTTTTATCTCAAAGCGATCCGTAAGTTTCCGAATTTCCGCGCAGCCTACCGCAACCTTGCGCTGATCATGGCCCAACAACAGCGCTTTCAAGATGCTGCCCGCTATCTGGTCAAAACGTTGGAGTTCGGTGAAGCTGATCCCTCCGTTTATGGCATGCTGGCAAGGTGTCATTTGGGTGCGGGCGATGTTGTGGCCGCAGAGAGTGCTTTCCGTCAGGCGGTTTTGCTACAGCCCAACAGCAAAGAATGGCGGCAGGGGTTGCTGGTTTCTTTGGTCAGGCAGAAAAAATTGGCCGATGCTGCTGCAGCCATTGACGAAATGGTGGTTCGCGACCCTGAGAACGCCGCCCTTCTCCAACAGCAATCACAAATTTTCATGGCATCGGGGAATTTGACCAAAGCGGCCGAAACCTTGGAAATGGTGGCCAGAAGGGGCGCGGCCAAAACGGGCGATCTGTATCAATTGGGGGATATCTACGTTTCCGCCAAGCTCCCCCTCTCTGCGGCCAGTGCTTACAAACGGGCCATCGCGTCCGATTCCGCCCTGGGTGAAAAGGCGCTCCGCGCTGTGGAAGTGCTTGTGGCCTACAACAATCCGGTAGAGGCAGGGCAGTTGCTTGACTTGCTGCAAACCAAAATCGCTTCCGGCCCGTTGAAGGCCCGTATGCTCCGTGTGCGCGCCAGACTGGCACTCCAGTCGGGAGCCAACGCGGAAGCCGCAGTGATTCTTCGCCAAGTGGTTGAGGAAGACCCTTTGGATGGACAGGGTTGGATGCTTCTGGGTAAAAACCACCAAGAAACCGGTGAGACGGACAAAGCTTTGTTTGCTTATGAGCGTGCCGCCTCCATTGAGGCGACGGCAGCAGACGCGAAAATACGCATGGGGCAGATCTACGCGGGCAAGAAGGATTACAGCAAGGCGGTTTCTCTTCTGGAAGACGCGCAAAAAATCGCACCCAAAGATTCCGTGGCCCGTTATCTGGAACAAATCCGCGCTTTGGCCCGCTCCAAGGGCGGGGGAATTTGA
- a CDS encoding energy transducer TonB gives MRTIAVIAAVALHLAVLLFGGLLFNKSDEKKKDVKEVEIVAQEEDKEKKPEKKEIKKEEPPPEEKEEAPPDNSINQEIEQLNNPAPALAAISLSDLESALGGSGGMDSFGSGTSFASGGVIGGTGGPGGRSDMEEMLGSSDSVEPPQVVSTVEPVVPPSIRKTGGSVKALLFINDRGRVDKVVIEKASDSLLEGPVKDALMKWVFEPAKRDGKKSATKVAQSIRIPPSA, from the coding sequence ATGAGAACGATCGCTGTCATTGCAGCCGTTGCGCTCCATCTGGCCGTGCTGCTTTTTGGCGGCCTGCTTTTCAATAAATCCGACGAAAAAAAGAAGGATGTTAAGGAAGTGGAAATCGTCGCCCAAGAGGAAGATAAAGAGAAAAAGCCGGAAAAAAAGGAAATCAAAAAAGAAGAACCTCCACCGGAGGAAAAAGAAGAAGCGCCTCCGGATAACTCGATCAACCAAGAAATCGAGCAGCTCAACAACCCCGCTCCAGCACTGGCTGCCATCAGTCTTTCCGATCTCGAAAGCGCCCTCGGCGGATCAGGTGGGATGGATTCTTTCGGCAGCGGCACATCTTTTGCATCCGGGGGTGTCATTGGGGGCACTGGGGGCCCGGGCGGAAGGTCGGATATGGAAGAAATGCTGGGCTCCTCCGATTCTGTTGAGCCGCCTCAGGTGGTTTCCACGGTCGAACCCGTGGTCCCTCCAAGTATCCGCAAAACCGGCGGCAGTGTAAAAGCACTCTTGTTCATCAACGATCGTGGCCGGGTCGATAAGGTCGTGATCGAAAAAGCCAGCGACTCACTCCTGGAAGGGCCCGTCAAGGATGCCCTGATGAAATGGGTTTTTGAACCGGCAAAACGGGATGGCAAGAAGAGTGCGACGAAAGTCGCCCAGTCCATCCGCATCCCCCCTTCCGCATGA
- a CDS encoding biopolymer transporter ExbD: protein MAGGGGGKTKGGRKKARIEIVPLIDIMFFLCATFILVNLTMTKNQGVTVAVPAASSASKQDDKKNTTVTLSVTEKGEVFYNKDKITIAQLPYRLQTLKATDKEANIIINGDGNADFKVVVSVLDEVKKIGISKVGISTEKK from the coding sequence ATGGCTGGAGGCGGAGGAGGAAAAACAAAAGGTGGCCGGAAAAAAGCGCGCATCGAAATTGTGCCGCTGATCGACATCATGTTCTTCCTTTGCGCCACCTTCATTTTGGTGAACCTGACCATGACCAAAAACCAGGGGGTTACAGTGGCGGTTCCAGCGGCCTCCTCCGCTTCGAAGCAGGATGACAAAAAGAACACCACCGTTACCTTGTCCGTCACAGAAAAAGGCGAAGTTTTTTATAACAAGGACAAGATCACCATTGCCCAGCTTCCCTATCGGCTTCAGACCCTCAAGGCCACCGACAAAGAGGCCAACATCATCATCAACGGTGACGGCAACGCCGATTTCAAAGTGGTGGTTTCCGTCCTTGATGAGGTGAAGAAAATTGGCATCAGCAAAGTGGGCATTTCCACAGAAAAGAAATGA
- a CDS encoding MotA/TolQ/ExbB proton channel family protein → MKIHSFTYHASSIGCSLGLFLFSLSSLVGAESPGHVAVMRSAMEDLASAEKSLTALRKSIELERIPLTDNLAALETKLSELRKVFEEKQRAYDTAGLDRRKAELEIKARTEENTYLGNLVDEFILGLETRIHPAELPQHIAKITEAKLAPENNNLSTKEKFAVRAQVVDLAFNRLINIHKLMKFPASALDASGTVVDGTAALIGPVAVFYSQAGVPGLLIGQPGAGRPILRILDPALGSGIKQLVESGQGIIPYDPTKGGALSAFLKKASLVEKFIHGGPIMWPILICSIIGVAVSIERMVYFFFKNSQRNKKSIDAIFQAIHRGSIQEAINAGNQSKDYVAKVMAYALSHQDHTLQTAITAATAKEMKRWTARLWMLDTVITMAPLLGLLGTVVGMMGSFEGMGGTDAASGTTAITGGIAEALIATAFGLCIAIFALIPLNFLNDRIEEAQHELEHAGRELELAIASAGARHSNGGHEVPGHASVPVRAPVTLAS, encoded by the coding sequence ATGAAAATCCATTCCTTCACGTATCACGCGTCCTCCATCGGGTGCTCCCTCGGACTTTTTTTGTTTTCCCTGTCCTCCCTCGTGGGGGCGGAATCTCCCGGTCATGTGGCGGTCATGCGTTCCGCCATGGAGGATCTGGCTTCAGCTGAGAAAAGCCTGACGGCTCTTCGCAAATCCATCGAACTGGAGCGCATTCCACTGACGGATAATCTGGCCGCTTTGGAAACCAAGCTCTCCGAACTTCGCAAAGTCTTTGAAGAAAAGCAACGCGCCTATGACACTGCCGGATTGGACCGGCGCAAGGCCGAATTGGAAATCAAGGCCCGCACCGAAGAAAACACTTACCTGGGCAACTTGGTTGACGAATTCATCCTCGGTTTGGAAACCCGCATCCACCCGGCAGAGCTCCCCCAACACATCGCGAAAATCACCGAGGCCAAGTTGGCCCCGGAAAACAACAATCTCTCGACAAAGGAAAAGTTTGCCGTCCGCGCCCAGGTGGTGGATCTCGCGTTCAATCGATTGATCAACATCCACAAACTGATGAAGTTTCCGGCTTCCGCCTTGGATGCCAGTGGAACGGTGGTGGATGGCACGGCCGCGCTGATTGGTCCGGTGGCGGTTTTTTATTCCCAGGCCGGTGTGCCGGGGTTGCTCATCGGCCAGCCCGGGGCCGGGCGTCCGATCCTGCGCATCCTGGATCCCGCTTTGGGTTCGGGCATCAAGCAGTTGGTCGAATCCGGCCAGGGCATCATCCCCTACGACCCGACCAAGGGCGGCGCTTTGAGCGCGTTTCTCAAAAAGGCCAGCTTGGTGGAAAAATTCATCCACGGGGGCCCGATCATGTGGCCGATTCTGATTTGTTCGATTATCGGGGTTGCTGTCTCGATCGAACGCATGGTTTATTTCTTTTTCAAGAATTCGCAGCGCAACAAAAAATCCATCGATGCCATTTTCCAGGCCATCCATAGAGGAAGCATTCAGGAGGCCATCAATGCCGGGAATCAATCGAAGGATTATGTGGCCAAAGTGATGGCTTATGCCCTTTCACACCAAGACCACACTTTGCAAACAGCGATCACTGCCGCCACGGCCAAAGAAATGAAGCGCTGGACCGCGCGCCTTTGGATGCTGGATACCGTGATCACCATGGCTCCCTTGCTCGGTCTGCTTGGAACCGTCGTCGGTATGATGGGTTCCTTCGAGGGGATGGGTGGCACGGATGCGGCCTCCGGAACCACGGCCATCACCGGGGGGATCGCCGAAGCGCTCATCGCCACGGCCTTCGGTCTTTGCATCGCTATTTTTGCCCTGATCCCTCTCAACTTCCTCAATGATCGCATTGAAGAGGCCCAGCACGAACTGGAGCATGCCGGCCGGGAATTGGAACTGGCCATAGCCAGTGCAGGGGCTCGCCATTCCAACGGTGGACATGAAGTTCCCGGACACGCCTCGGTGCCTGTCCGCGCCCCTGTTACGCTGGCCTCTTAA